The Helianthus annuus cultivar XRQ/B chromosome 16, HanXRQr2.0-SUNRISE, whole genome shotgun sequence genome includes a window with the following:
- the LOC110917112 gene encoding CASP-like protein 1F2 produces the protein MTRELRFSMSTWNHIIDAAHVGLRILANGFAATSVVTMLTSNQEIYMMDNIAIAKAHYSYSSALRYKLIADAVGCFFSLLSSVLVYRKTKCSHTEPKTSFYFNLLIADMVMMILMISGCAAATGVGFVALKGIEEPGISWAPICNLAGKFCLMGTLSIAFSYAAFACMTALTFLSAWKLKLLATH, from the exons ATGACAAGGGAACTGAGGTTTTCGATGAGTACATGGAATCATATCATCGATGCCGCACATGTCGGGTTACGTATTTTGGCCAATGGATTTGCTGCAACTTCAGTTGTCACGATGTTGACTAGCAATCAAGAAATCTATATGATGGACAACATAGCTATTGCTAAAGCCCATTATAGTTATTCTTCTGCGTTGAG GTACAAACTGATAGCAGATGCAGTAGGATGCTTTTTCTCTCTATTATCCTCAGTTCTGGTTTATAGGAAGACGAAGTGCTCTCATACTGAACCCAAAACGTCTTTCTATTTTAATTTGCTTATTGCTGACATG gtgatgatgatattgatgatcTCTGGATGTGCGGCGGCAACCGGGGTTGGATTCGTTGCACTAAAAGGGATTGAAGAGCCGGGGATTAGCTGGGCTCCGATATGTAATCTGGCCGGAAAATTCTGTTTGATGGGCACCCTTTCCATTGCATTTTCTTATGCTGCTTTCGCTTGCATGACCGCCCTCACTTTCCTCTCAGCATGGAAGCTCAAACTACTGGCAACACATTAA